The following coding sequences are from one Bradyrhizobium sp. 200 window:
- a CDS encoding alanine--glyoxylate aminotransferase family protein has product MRQGRHFLQIPGPSPVPDRVLRAMDMPVIDHRSAQFAELGRAVLEGSQRIFQTVGPVVIFPSSGTGAWEAAIVNTLSPGDKVLMVETGHFATLWRQMAGRFGIEVDFIAGDWRRGADPAQIEARLAEDVAHAIKAVMVVHNETSTGATSRIADIRAAIDRTGHPALLMVDTISSLGSVDYRHDEWKVDVSVSCSQKGFMLPPGLGFNAISEKARAAARTNRMPRSYFDWEEMLKPNAKGFFPYTPATNLLYGLREAIAMLLEEGLDNVFTRHQRLAAATRAAVNHWGLEVLCQEPQEHSPVLTAVLMPPGHDADQFRQVVLDNYNMSLGAGLSKVAGKVFRIGHLGECNELTLLGALTGVEMGLSVAGVPHRSGGVDAAMKYLEQRPQGNSPAHLKVVGS; this is encoded by the coding sequence ATGCGGCAAGGACGGCATTTTCTGCAAATTCCAGGGCCGAGCCCGGTCCCCGACCGGGTTCTTCGCGCCATGGACATGCCGGTGATCGATCACCGCAGCGCCCAGTTCGCCGAACTCGGGCGGGCGGTGCTGGAGGGCAGCCAGAGGATTTTCCAGACAGTTGGACCGGTGGTCATCTTCCCCTCGTCCGGGACAGGCGCCTGGGAGGCCGCGATCGTCAATACGCTTTCGCCGGGCGACAAGGTTCTGATGGTGGAAACCGGCCACTTTGCGACCCTGTGGCGCCAGATGGCTGGCCGCTTCGGGATCGAGGTCGATTTCATCGCCGGCGATTGGCGTCGGGGCGCCGATCCTGCCCAGATCGAGGCCAGGCTCGCAGAGGATGTCGCACACGCGATCAAGGCGGTGATGGTCGTCCATAACGAGACGTCGACCGGCGCCACAAGTCGTATCGCCGACATTCGCGCCGCGATCGACCGGACCGGACATCCCGCTTTGTTGATGGTTGACACCATCTCCTCACTCGGGTCGGTGGATTACCGGCATGACGAATGGAAGGTCGATGTCAGCGTCAGTTGTTCGCAAAAGGGTTTCATGCTGCCGCCCGGCCTCGGCTTCAACGCGATCTCGGAGAAGGCCCGCGCCGCTGCCAGAACCAACCGGATGCCGCGCTCCTATTTCGATTGGGAAGAAATGCTGAAGCCGAACGCGAAGGGCTTCTTTCCATATACGCCGGCGACAAACCTGCTCTACGGGCTGCGCGAGGCGATCGCGATGCTGCTGGAAGAGGGGCTCGACAATGTGTTCACGCGTCACCAGCGGCTCGCCGCAGCGACGCGTGCCGCGGTCAATCATTGGGGGCTGGAGGTGCTGTGCCAGGAACCCCAGGAGCATTCGCCCGTGCTGACCGCCGTGCTGATGCCGCCGGGGCACGACGCCGATCAATTCCGTCAGGTCGTGCTCGACAACTACAACATGTCGCTCGGCGCAGGCCTGTCGAAAGTCGCGGGCAAGGTGTTTCGCATCGGCCATCTCGGTGAATGCAACGAACTCACGCTGCTCGGTGCGTTGACCGGCGTGGAGATGGGGCTGTCGGTCGCCGGGGTTCCGCACCGCTCCGGAGGCGTCGATGCCGCGATGAAATATCTGGAGCAGCGTCCGCAAGGCAATTCCCCGGCGCATCTCAAGGTCGTCGGCAGCTAG
- a CDS encoding aminotransferase class V-fold PLP-dependent enzyme, with amino-acid sequence MTVHTGRHFLQIPGPTNVPDRVLRAMDMPTMDHRGPEFAEIGHAVLAAMQRVFRTRQPVIIYPSSGTGAWEAALVNTLQPGDKVLMAETGQFAVLWHGIADKFKVEVDFIPGDWRHGADLEQIEARLSADKAHKIKAVCVVHNETSTGCVTHPQDVRKILDRVNHPALLMVDTISGLGSLEYEHDAWGIDVSVAGSQKGLMLPPGLGFNAISEKALAVAKANPAMRSYWDWQEVIAINKAGTWPYTPATNLLFGLREAVKMLEEEGLENVFARHKRHSAATRAAIKVWGLETQCQEQGAHSPALTGVVMPDGHDADNFRKVVLENFDMSLGTGLNKIKGKVFRIGHIGHFNDLMLMGTLSGVEMGLDLAKVPHRGGGVLAAMEVLKGRDIVSMPKAAVA; translated from the coding sequence ATGACCGTGCATACTGGAAGGCATTTTCTGCAGATTCCGGGACCGACCAACGTGCCGGACCGGGTGCTGCGCGCGATGGACATGCCGACCATGGACCACCGGGGTCCCGAGTTTGCCGAAATCGGTCACGCCGTTCTGGCCGCCATGCAGCGGGTGTTTCGCACCAGGCAGCCGGTGATCATCTATCCGTCGTCCGGCACCGGCGCCTGGGAGGCGGCCCTCGTCAACACGCTGCAGCCCGGCGACAAGGTTCTGATGGCGGAAACCGGGCAGTTCGCCGTGCTGTGGCACGGCATCGCTGACAAGTTCAAGGTTGAGGTGGATTTCATTCCCGGCGACTGGCGTCACGGCGCCGACCTCGAGCAGATCGAGGCGCGGCTGTCGGCCGACAAGGCGCACAAGATCAAGGCCGTGTGCGTGGTTCACAACGAGACCTCGACCGGCTGCGTTACTCATCCGCAGGACGTCCGCAAGATTCTCGACCGCGTCAACCATCCCGCGCTGTTGATGGTCGACACCATCTCCGGTCTGGGATCGCTGGAATATGAGCACGATGCCTGGGGCATCGACGTGTCGGTCGCAGGTTCCCAGAAGGGCCTGATGCTGCCGCCGGGCCTTGGCTTCAACGCCATCTCGGAAAAGGCGCTTGCCGTAGCGAAGGCTAACCCCGCGATGCGCTCCTATTGGGACTGGCAGGAAGTCATCGCCATCAACAAGGCCGGCACCTGGCCCTACACGCCGGCCACGAACCTGCTGTTCGGGCTGCGCGAGGCGGTCAAGATGCTCGAGGAGGAGGGGCTGGAGAACGTCTTCGCCCGCCACAAGCGCCACAGCGCCGCGACGCGCGCAGCGATCAAGGTGTGGGGCCTGGAAACACAATGCCAGGAGCAGGGCGCACACTCGCCCGCGCTGACCGGCGTGGTGATGCCGGACGGCCATGACGCCGACAATTTCCGCAAGGTCGTACTGGAAAATTTCGACATGTCGCTCGGCACCGGCCTGAACAAGATCAAGGGCAAGGTGTTCCGGATCGGTCACATCGGACACTTCAACGATCTGATGCTGATGGGCACGCTGTCGGGCGTCGAGATGGGTCTCGATCTCGCCAAGGTGCCGCATCGCGGCGGCGGCGTGCTGGCGGCCATGGAAGTGCTCAAGGGACGCGATATCGTATCGATGCCGAAGGCCGCCGTTGCCTGA
- a CDS encoding enoyl-CoA hydratase/isomerase family protein: MNAPVAATEDLIYSVEDGIARLTFNRPQARNALTFAMYEQMAAICETVNNDRSIKAMILTGAGDKAFASGTDISQFRAFKTAQDALDYEARIDRVLGALEACRVPVIAAIAGACTGGGAGIAACCDIRIGTEATRIGFPIARTLGNCLSMSNISRLVSLIGPARTKDLIFKARLVEAPEALALGLLNEVVPDVATLQRRADETAKLVASHAPITLEVTKEAVRRIRRTLTRDEGEDLILRAYMSEDFREGMDAFLNKRTPNWKGK; this comes from the coding sequence ATGAACGCTCCGGTAGCTGCGACCGAAGACCTGATCTATTCCGTCGAGGACGGTATTGCCCGGCTGACGTTCAACCGTCCGCAGGCGCGCAATGCGCTGACCTTTGCCATGTACGAGCAGATGGCGGCGATCTGTGAGACCGTCAACAATGATCGCTCGATCAAGGCGATGATCCTGACCGGCGCCGGCGACAAGGCCTTCGCATCGGGTACCGACATCTCGCAGTTCCGGGCCTTCAAGACCGCACAGGATGCGCTCGACTACGAAGCGCGGATCGATCGCGTGCTCGGTGCGCTGGAAGCGTGCCGGGTGCCTGTCATCGCCGCGATCGCCGGTGCCTGCACCGGCGGCGGCGCGGGGATCGCAGCGTGCTGCGACATCCGTATCGGCACCGAGGCGACGCGGATCGGCTTTCCGATCGCGCGCACGCTCGGCAATTGCCTGTCGATGTCGAATATTTCGAGGCTGGTTTCGCTAATCGGCCCTGCACGGACCAAGGACCTGATCTTCAAGGCGCGGCTGGTCGAGGCGCCGGAAGCGCTGGCGCTCGGGCTACTGAACGAGGTGGTGCCTGATGTCGCGACATTGCAACGCCGCGCCGACGAGACTGCGAAGCTCGTTGCCAGCCATGCCCCGATCACGCTCGAGGTCACCAAGGAAGCGGTGCGCCGCATCCGGCGGACGCTGACGCGCGACGAAGGCGAAGACCTGATCCTGCGCGCCTATATGAGCGAGGATTTCCGCGAGGGAATGGACGCGTTCCTCAACAAGCGGACGCCGAATTGGAAGGGCAAGTAG
- a CDS encoding NAD(P)-dependent oxidoreductase, translated as MKGVFITGGGGFIAPHLLRALDPSLVVTMHIRDAAKYASAVASEAAHPGIRIITGPLNEEEIAGKIPDDCDTVIHLAGAAHASSTEDMLDSNITTTRNVLQIMERRKIANLVFMSTAAVWSDTSGNRLSESMTTNPQTLYGYAKLSAERLIADSIGRDKIASAVILRCNNTYGPGGFQGAVATFMRRLLDGLPVQIEGDGLQMREPLHVSDVVDVIKRSSVGTQGAHAYCISGPEVVTIIGMAETMAKVLGRKLEIEWKPQNADRARHIIMSTEKAHRELGWTPHTRFEEGCRRYAKALCVR; from the coding sequence ATTAAGGGTGTCTTCATTACAGGCGGTGGGGGATTTATCGCGCCTCATCTGCTTCGCGCACTAGACCCGTCGCTCGTCGTGACGATGCATATCAGGGACGCAGCCAAATATGCATCGGCGGTGGCCTCAGAGGCTGCACACCCCGGAATCCGTATTATCACGGGCCCGCTCAACGAAGAGGAAATCGCAGGCAAGATTCCCGACGACTGCGACACCGTCATCCATCTGGCAGGCGCAGCTCACGCTTCAAGCACCGAGGACATGCTGGACAGCAACATCACGACGACGAGGAACGTCCTGCAGATCATGGAGCGCCGGAAGATTGCGAATCTCGTCTTCATGTCTACCGCGGCGGTGTGGTCGGATACTTCGGGCAACAGGTTGTCGGAATCGATGACGACGAATCCGCAAACGCTCTACGGCTACGCAAAGTTGTCTGCCGAACGGCTGATTGCAGATTCGATCGGCCGAGACAAAATCGCATCCGCCGTGATCTTGCGCTGTAACAATACTTACGGCCCCGGTGGTTTTCAGGGCGCCGTAGCCACCTTCATGCGGCGGCTTCTTGATGGGTTGCCGGTCCAAATCGAGGGAGATGGGCTGCAGATGCGTGAACCGCTCCACGTCTCCGACGTCGTCGATGTCATCAAGCGATCGTCCGTCGGCACCCAGGGAGCGCACGCCTACTGTATCAGTGGACCGGAGGTCGTAACGATTATTGGAATGGCTGAGACCATGGCGAAGGTTCTCGGCCGAAAACTTGAAATTGAATGGAAGCCGCAAAATGCGGATCGCGCCCGCCACATTATCATGAGTACGGAAAAAGCACATCGCGAGCTCGGTTGGACGCCCCACACCCGATTTGAGGAAGGTTGCCGCCGGTACGCCAAAGCGCTGTGCGTGCGCTAG
- a CDS encoding glycosyltransferase family 2 protein, protein MPLLSVIIPAYNEAATVAQVIGRVESCNLPDGFSREIIIINDGSTDLTAEALRPFEGRHKVLHTENSGKGGACRRGFSICQGDFIIVQDADLEQNPNDFSELLRPVMANTADVVFGSRFLGPYKASSPTMVIHYGINRLFTFATNLITGYQTTDVWTGYKMYSRKALNALLPHLKSNGIEFELEVAVLLGKFGMRVVDVPISYVPRWYKDGKKTDWRQGTRSIGKLMKFRLRKV, encoded by the coding sequence ATGCCACTCCTGTCCGTAATTATCCCCGCCTACAACGAGGCCGCAACCGTTGCCCAGGTGATTGGCAGGGTGGAGTCATGCAATCTGCCGGACGGGTTCAGCCGGGAAATCATCATCATCAATGATGGCTCAACCGACCTGACCGCGGAAGCGTTGAGACCGTTTGAAGGCCGTCACAAGGTTCTTCACACCGAGAATTCCGGAAAAGGTGGTGCGTGCCGCCGGGGATTTTCGATATGCCAGGGAGACTTCATCATCGTTCAAGACGCGGACCTGGAACAGAACCCGAATGATTTTTCGGAACTTCTCAGGCCCGTTATGGCCAACACCGCCGACGTCGTTTTCGGCTCGCGATTCTTGGGACCATACAAGGCGTCGTCCCCGACAATGGTTATCCACTACGGGATCAATCGCCTGTTTACCTTCGCGACGAATCTCATCACCGGCTACCAGACGACCGACGTCTGGACTGGTTACAAGATGTATTCCCGCAAAGCGCTCAACGCGCTGCTCCCCCATCTGAAGTCCAACGGCATCGAGTTTGAATTGGAAGTGGCCGTTCTGCTCGGCAAATTCGGCATGCGGGTCGTCGATGTGCCGATTTCCTACGTTCCGCGATGGTATAAGGATGGCAAGAAGACCGATTGGCGACAGGGGACCAGGTCCATCGGAAAATTGATGAAATTTAGGCTACGTAAGGTATAG
- a CDS encoding tripartite tricarboxylate transporter substrate-binding protein, with the protein MGQMLKAAAALTAMIASTPALAAWEPTKPVEIVVAAGAGGASDQMARMMQAAIQKNNLMKQPMVVSLKGGASGAEALMYMKSSDGDANKVLIAYSLIYMLPLSAKIPFNWRDLTPVSVVAMDQFVLWDNAEGPKTVKDFIAAAKAAGSPFKMGGTGSKREDHVLTVFMEQKTGAKFSYLPYKSGGEAATQLVGKHTEANVNNPSENLEVWRAGQVRALCVFDKERISYKTKVTETQSWNDIPTCKEEGLDVQYLMLRAMFLPGKVTPEQQAFYVDLFQKVTQTAEYKDYMEKQALKPIFLTGKDMLKFLEEDDKINALLMNEAGFVAK; encoded by the coding sequence GTGGGACAGATGTTGAAAGCCGCGGCCGCCTTGACGGCCATGATCGCAAGCACCCCGGCGCTCGCCGCCTGGGAGCCGACCAAACCGGTTGAAATCGTGGTGGCGGCGGGCGCGGGCGGTGCGTCCGACCAGATGGCGCGGATGATGCAGGCTGCCATTCAGAAGAACAATCTGATGAAGCAGCCGATGGTGGTGTCGCTCAAGGGCGGGGCCTCTGGCGCCGAGGCGCTGATGTACATGAAGTCCAGTGACGGTGACGCCAACAAGGTGCTGATCGCCTATTCGCTGATCTACATGCTGCCGCTGTCGGCCAAGATCCCCTTCAACTGGCGCGACCTGACGCCGGTGTCGGTGGTCGCGATGGATCAGTTCGTGCTGTGGGACAACGCCGAGGGCCCCAAGACGGTGAAGGACTTCATCGCCGCCGCCAAGGCGGCAGGCTCGCCGTTCAAGATGGGCGGCACCGGCTCCAAGCGCGAGGATCACGTGCTCACGGTATTCATGGAGCAGAAGACCGGAGCGAAATTCTCCTATCTGCCCTACAAGTCCGGCGGCGAGGCGGCGACCCAGCTTGTCGGCAAGCACACCGAAGCCAACGTCAACAACCCTTCCGAGAATCTGGAAGTCTGGCGCGCCGGCCAGGTCCGTGCGCTGTGCGTGTTCGACAAGGAGCGCATCTCCTACAAGACCAAAGTCACCGAAACGCAATCGTGGAACGACATCCCGACCTGCAAGGAGGAGGGGCTCGACGTGCAGTATCTGATGCTGCGCGCGATGTTCCTGCCCGGCAAGGTCACGCCTGAACAGCAGGCCTTCTATGTCGACCTGTTCCAGAAGGTGACGCAGACGGCGGAGTACAAGGACTATATGGAGAAGCAGGCGCTCAAGCCGATCTTCCTCACCGGCAAGGACATGCTGAAGTTCCTCGAGGAGGACGACAAGATCAACGCCTTGCTGATGAACGAAGCGGGCTTCGTCGCGAAGTAA
- a CDS encoding class II aldolase/adducin family protein, whose product MPSTKDREKRQSIIDACLRMNGLGINQGTSGNISLRHGDGMLITPTSTPYEAMKPEQIVYMHLDGNHDPAQRPSSEWRFHRDILKARPEVQAIVHAHPPYSTMLAIMGMEIPPVHYMVAVAGGDTIRCAPYATFGTQELSEHAVRALEGRMACLLAHHGMIAVGPSLPKAMWLAVEVETLARQYHGCLQIGTPPLLPKEEIEKVRFRMAGYGHADE is encoded by the coding sequence ATGCCGAGCACGAAGGACCGGGAAAAGCGCCAGTCGATCATCGACGCGTGCCTGCGCATGAATGGGCTCGGCATCAACCAGGGCACATCGGGAAATATCAGCCTGCGCCACGGCGACGGCATGCTGATCACGCCGACCAGCACACCCTACGAGGCGATGAAGCCCGAGCAGATCGTCTATATGCATCTCGACGGCAACCACGATCCCGCCCAGCGCCCATCGAGCGAGTGGAGATTTCACCGCGACATCCTCAAGGCGCGGCCGGAGGTGCAGGCAATCGTCCACGCCCATCCGCCCTACTCGACCATGCTGGCGATCATGGGCATGGAGATCCCGCCGGTTCATTACATGGTCGCCGTCGCCGGCGGCGACACCATCCGCTGCGCACCCTATGCGACCTTCGGCACCCAGGAGCTTTCCGAACACGCCGTACGCGCGCTGGAGGGACGGATGGCCTGCCTGCTGGCGCATCACGGCATGATCGCGGTCGGGCCGTCGCTGCCGAAGGCGATGTGGCTGGCAGTCGAGGTCGAGACGCTGGCGCGGCAATATCACGGCTGCCTGCAAATCGGCACGCCGCCATTGCTGCCAAAGGAGGAGATCGAGAAGGTTCGCTTCCGCATGGCCGGATACGGCCACGCGGACGAGTGA
- a CDS encoding S-methyl-5'-thioadenosine phosphorylase, translated as MTRAVLGIIGGSGIYDLSGLEDVREEAIKSPWGEPSAALTRGVIAGLPVVFLPRHGKGHVLSPSDINYRANIDVLKRAGVTDLVSLSACGSFREELPPGTFVLVDQFVDRTYKRESSFFGKGCVAHVSMAHPVSPRLHVHLAAAAKAEDIASVQGGTYVCMEGPQFSSLAESLTYKAQGYSVIGMTNMPEAKLAREAEICYASVAMVTDFDCWHPDHDAVTVQDIIRVLNSNAGRAKALVARLARDFPREHEPCPVGSDKALDTALITAPEARDPQLLARLDAVAGRVLNA; from the coding sequence ATGACGCGCGCGGTGCTTGGCATCATCGGCGGATCCGGCATTTACGACCTGTCGGGCCTGGAGGACGTCCGCGAGGAGGCCATCAAGAGCCCGTGGGGCGAGCCGTCCGCGGCCCTGACGCGCGGTGTCATCGCCGGGCTGCCGGTCGTGTTCCTGCCGCGGCACGGCAAGGGGCACGTGCTGTCGCCCTCCGACATCAACTACCGCGCCAATATCGACGTGCTGAAGCGGGCGGGGGTTACCGACCTGGTTTCGCTCTCGGCCTGCGGTTCGTTCAGGGAGGAACTGCCGCCGGGCACGTTCGTGCTGGTCGATCAGTTTGTCGACCGCACCTACAAGCGCGAGAGCTCGTTTTTCGGCAAGGGCTGCGTGGCCCATGTCTCGATGGCGCATCCGGTGTCGCCGCGGCTGCATGTGCATCTGGCGGCCGCCGCCAAGGCCGAAGACATCGCGTCGGTGCAGGGCGGCACGTATGTGTGCATGGAAGGTCCGCAGTTCTCCAGCCTGGCCGAGAGCCTGACCTACAAGGCGCAGGGCTATTCGGTGATCGGCATGACCAACATGCCGGAGGCCAAACTCGCCCGTGAGGCCGAGATCTGCTACGCCAGCGTGGCCATGGTCACCGATTTCGATTGCTGGCATCCCGATCACGACGCTGTCACCGTGCAGGACATCATTCGCGTGCTCAACTCGAATGCCGGCAGGGCTAAGGCGCTCGTTGCACGCCTTGCCAGGGATTTCCCGCGCGAGCATGAGCCTTGCCCCGTTGGATCGGACAAAGCGCTCGATACCGCCTTGATCACAGCGCCGGAAGCGCGCGATCCGCAACTACTTGCCAGGCTCGATGCGGTGGCGGGCAGGGTGTTGAACGCATGA
- the mtnA gene encoding S-methyl-5-thioribose-1-phosphate isomerase: MKVDGRHFRSIWLEADGRTVGAIDQRRLPHEFVMVRIASAEDATEAIRSMLVRGAPLIGATAAYGMALAMRTEASDAALDRAYAMLLAARPTAINLKWALDEMARMLRPLPAMERVAAAYRRAAEIAEEDVAINQGIGRHGLALIEQIAAGKRPGEPVNVLTHCNAGWLATVDWGTATAPIYLAHDRGLKVHVWVDETRPRNQGASLTAWELGHHGVPHTVIPDNTGGHLMQHRMVDLAIVGTDRVAANGDVCNKIGTYLKALAAYDNGVPFYVALPSPTIDFSINDGIKQIPIEQRSADEVANMTGRTADGRVETVRVVPEGSPVANYAFDVTPARLVTGLITERGLLRPERAALASAFPERSAGH; this comes from the coding sequence ATGAAGGTCGATGGCCGACATTTTCGCAGCATCTGGCTCGAGGCCGATGGCCGGACGGTGGGTGCGATCGACCAGCGCCGGCTGCCGCATGAATTCGTGATGGTGCGCATCGCGAGCGCCGAGGATGCGACGGAAGCCATCCGTTCCATGCTGGTGCGCGGCGCGCCGCTGATCGGCGCCACCGCTGCTTACGGCATGGCGCTCGCCATGCGCACCGAGGCTTCCGATGCAGCGCTGGACCGCGCGTACGCCATGCTGCTGGCGGCGCGGCCGACCGCGATCAACCTGAAATGGGCGCTCGATGAGATGGCGCGCATGCTCCGGCCGTTGCCTGCAATGGAGCGGGTCGCAGCGGCTTACAGGCGCGCGGCCGAAATCGCCGAGGAGGATGTTGCGATCAACCAGGGGATCGGCCGGCATGGCCTGGCGTTGATCGAGCAGATCGCGGCGGGGAAGCGGCCCGGGGAGCCGGTCAACGTCCTGACCCATTGCAACGCCGGCTGGCTTGCGACGGTGGACTGGGGCACGGCGACGGCGCCGATCTATCTGGCGCATGATCGCGGCCTGAAGGTCCATGTCTGGGTCGACGAGACCCGGCCGCGCAACCAGGGCGCTTCGCTGACCGCATGGGAACTCGGCCATCACGGCGTGCCGCATACGGTGATCCCTGATAACACCGGCGGCCATCTGATGCAGCACCGCATGGTCGATCTCGCCATCGTCGGCACCGACCGGGTGGCCGCCAACGGCGATGTCTGCAACAAGATCGGCACCTACCTGAAGGCGCTCGCCGCCTACGACAATGGCGTGCCGTTCTATGTTGCACTGCCGTCGCCCACCATCGACTTTAGTATCAATGACGGCATCAAGCAGATTCCGATCGAGCAGCGCAGCGCCGACGAAGTGGCAAACATGACCGGCCGCACTGCCGACGGGCGCGTCGAAACCGTGCGGGTGGTCCCCGAGGGCTCGCCTGTGGCCAATTACGCGTTCGACGTCACGCCGGCGCGACTGGTCACGGGCTTGATCACCGAACGTGGCCTGCTTCGTCCCGAGCGTGCTGCACTTGCGAGCGCATTCCCGGAGCGCAGCGCGGGACATTGA
- a CDS encoding tripartite tricarboxylate transporter TctB family protein: protein MSDTDIEIVVEDPTAPEANSPAVTSVRAVDAVVCLLLLALALTLGYDNWRTGAGWESTGPQSGYFPFYLSVILAGASLYGLVAAFLSRKEATEVFVTRAQLRRVMAVFVPTLLFCLAMQFLGLYVASFLLISGFMRLVGKIAWWKSLLTAFVFTAAMFVTFDIAFDVIMPKGPLEAALGR, encoded by the coding sequence ATGTCCGATACCGATATCGAAATCGTCGTCGAGGATCCGACCGCGCCCGAGGCCAACTCGCCCGCGGTGACGAGCGTTCGCGCAGTCGATGCCGTCGTCTGCCTCCTGCTGCTCGCACTTGCGCTGACGCTTGGGTACGACAACTGGCGTACGGGGGCAGGCTGGGAATCGACCGGCCCGCAGTCCGGGTATTTTCCGTTTTATCTCTCGGTGATCCTCGCGGGCGCCAGCCTTTATGGCCTGGTCGCCGCGTTCCTGTCGCGGAAGGAGGCTACCGAGGTCTTCGTGACGCGGGCGCAGCTTCGCCGCGTAATGGCGGTGTTCGTGCCTACGCTGCTGTTCTGCCTTGCCATGCAGTTCCTCGGGCTCTATGTCGCGAGCTTCCTCCTGATCTCCGGCTTCATGCGCCTGGTCGGCAAGATCGCGTGGTGGAAGTCGTTGCTGACAGCCTTCGTGTTCACCGCCGCGATGTTCGTGACCTTCGACATCGCCTTCGACGTCATCATGCCAAAGGGCCCGCTCGAAGCGGCGCTCGGCCGCTAA